One genomic window of Cyprinus carpio isolate SPL01 chromosome B8, ASM1834038v1, whole genome shotgun sequence includes the following:
- the cep350 gene encoding centrosome-associated protein 350 isoform X6, translated as MWSRLRSEAGLPASVSSQSALAGQDNRRAEISHAWNSLNQTKAALRHIENRLEAAPGTGVLLDSVLDTKKASVSGSRKMSRRDGCHVEESGSKSRTRSRRSPDKSSRSPLRNSTLDSNARKLSAVEFREPLVSYREASPLPVSQTHSEPEVHSLPTEVVVPQADFALSQLVYQRDTRDMQTADLDSPHSSAVDSTSVRYLNDLSALNAIHQPDQAPLGSEVNPRTHLQAETSQTSLTSITGSVTASLRLENLRRRQPDEKLEKLKERIRRQREHLEETEERNKLLGYLEQPVGIGAAAHSTTVPTAKVRKVAPAPPAPIYKGFNTSETKIRTTDGKVWAEEDFQNLSREIYKDLTKRLTAESTKPKQRPAEREKVKEKKPSKPVRKVHRSSSAPDSNTKPAISTSSWRDGQKLVKMMLGPPPRLHREPRVKSSETQMRTGPGPRSSSHPRLERSRHSRPTSAERPRNHVLPEEPAGPSRLTGGDRRKSPSTDLLSADIRGILDDLQMEADSSRRAEAPRSKVSTRVSRSASPAKTTKRTDPPEHPMAKKRHYDAEAVRLYIAQKQEERKKQQAEERRAQREEEENKNKRLKELYTRQRAGATKGPVAPEGPIKKRLQETYTKLLLEQTQLREEINGGAITNMVQQPRPVYQPSGESDKENKRHDRPQSATSSSDLSLTGQCQPPFSRNGLGYAGSPWHQSDQHSPALRVSSSLAPPSGHIFSQLLELDPEPSLPNRESLTAHAAFPSTTGRKMSRIEALKATAASLSSRIESEARKLAGAGINYGCAKDTGTGLLIPSDDRWAKRVSPPVRENLTDSDDLVERIEKLLAAGQSTYDQALPGVGNLHSFRERMETGNKQTVAPSGLNSRNTRKTPSPPKPIVQEVELDSSGGSISEGPLLSEGSISDEDLQELPKSRLGTKGYSAHLNGDSLNPISRFQKEAEKHLPFNLSRMVQGGSNGPWEELAKGSPHSVINIFTKNMSYSKAFEERGGKSSPALRSGLSGASSLDGMVYEEDFVSSRASSQSASKRSPNGLSNGHGRFSPPDEVLSVRSAYSNRAGERSQHSPALTPLSSPHSASSSSKRASERSLLEGQRNTSSAVSDLPAEGFKKSGSEKTSSRSSHRSVDTDSTLGGVSVHSIHSCISHFSSEGKKSPRSARTTPAAGSPASSGSSRLSPGDSIPIRGSAQGSGSPHAALPSSSSSAARAKSNPSPHTQSPGRTEHRTAGATELQFAPGVLQQRLSAELSYLDAVEESVRQLGDVERVRGVSLAQQETVSLAQILKSQQQRHERELYLLRMKAEQEALETQRQLEESRQKAAQAHAELQEGLLQSQQQALGGLHEATNKMINQQAEAARHTAETAQHIKEMTELARSQIAGALSVPGPSIMPLYDQQKQHKRGLKQQQPHPHTDSWKSELSPERRKSPSEVETSPDSLSESIPSRRPTISGGGSSSTQLSPPRSDQKERKTPGKDRSSSSVEDQAHTAADDSLSSDNVRSPLEEKADNASIATDYSVKFDDSMTEDDIEEKSFRSLLPSEAHRRESLDRKPSPRPESDDDHSHDRSSPKASSKQDGSMPFSSGQDSFSKFTMDLVRQYMKEEEVRAQHQSSLLRLRQKALREKTKAELAWLEHQKRHLRDKGEDDKMPPLRKKQRGLILKLQQEQAEIKRLQEANKAARRERQLLLKQQEEIERMRHTTLKLKERLRSADTKLESPASGVAEESAPPSVIVTDAETRSPSPVSVSGSETSSIMQKLKKMRSHMDEKHCSPVHYFFSVFTAHHWASLSVCLPKLHPKFQLFIYSQLVRFLTKREQQLMQRRRHAEELLEWRQRLDAEEAEVRHMEKKALAAWEKQQQPRNRTPLQQRSWESELSKTRGGQESPTGQEAGSEDDDSPALSVSSVHTDLSVPEQLASPSSDQPVSELHSPHTGNSPAPDALYSPEFNATDSKQSPPEKASLSSLRHSDSSQPGTVTGTSGSSKMQVRSSSKTSEACTSDTHSATPSETTSDQSDIESRIRALKDELRIRKSVVYQLKKEQKKRQKERLKAQEASLLKQLESYNDFIQKTKAKLSKEPDSTPATKPQIKTPTSATEKPRIKPPPLQRPETSKNWKIVTESEKSETVPTEASADKADDVAPSRLHKYSSEHDDISSDEDPPTVTPTPVMGSPEHMDVLRSLRSPEYPSYQSEDAPSIKEHAARPEANDLLSEDESVVSSHKSGIMEELEYAKSEGSENSRSDQHSHPLLKLDLGLQIPSQNDMKPKFEEEKLSEKDADDKQAVEDSADAGESMIFTDSPVAKSKDIDYTSAEKTPSAIDHSYTPDFSLSKREDSPKMKDTPSPSGDGYNDDFEPSFGSSFKEDHHESKPTSPSAPEPKEKSLKSPMYSSEEEIEEELSVRSGSTNGSFQTESHADLNSHGKSSKDDIMSHSKCSTLPQHQMPVLSVMDELPSFCIGDRVLVSNIQPGTLRFKGQTNFANGFWAGVELDNPEGSNNGTYDGVVYFECSEKHGIFAPPDKISRLPEKFEASADTEDEDSSCDDQPNSKNKGSEEQLDHRNLLNKIKGEKSDLDFHPETREPSEEYEKPLELNIKQLSTGQSTFFKSQQHNLDFNDIDCNMIKDCDKSQHTVPYRGDKDIILKFKDTSLDNVVPLLNNLDKGTSKKQKQEEEPTAVILDLLVEDKKSRVDGFPKTTDISIEEASLDNREDLNNKRALTTLADKLVENFLCDAVKQFQKIKKDKEEKLSAANQLKRDFINEDDGLDGSNNFKSQSRSSSKTKTDSFRTFFDDDQEELSSPEHCNRPESPVLGTSGQEELAKRLAELELSRELFDVLGDEQDWFDEDFGLSSRKQQQKQKPQQDGISGAGEQVKTPPRPELPVQLKQPEEPAMIVPHTVQEVEKLVIAATQEIWKSCKLGHGRPSLTGVPKPQPSNIFLEGDSKANDLEAQCQQSYKLAVFDLSWEVIQDIYAEDPKVDQPQWMKPRRLNSNYFHRLKCPNDITTVQEFVTTEVLKLCGLKKEQNQKTDWQKMIKFGRKKRDRVDHILVQELHEEESHWVNYDEDELFVKMQLADGIFDTLLKDTADVLTQIQGKKSKRTL; from the exons ATGTGGAGTCGCTTGCGAAGTGAGGCGGGGCTGCCAGCCTCTGTCTCTTCCCAGTCTGCCCTTGCTGGGCAAGACAACAGGAGAG CAGAGATATCTCATGCCTGGAATAGTCTAAATCAAACCAAAGCTGcc TTGCGACACATTGAGAATCGTCTGGAGGCAGCGCCAGGCACTGGAGTGCTTCTGGACTCAGTGCTTGACACAAAGAAAGCATCTGTGAGTGGCAGTCGGAAAATGAGCCGCAGAG ATGGGTGTCATGTGGAGGAAAGTGGATCCAAGTCCAGAACACGGAGTCGACGCAGTCCAGACAAAAGTTCCCGTAGTCCCTTGAGGAATAGCACTCTGGACAGTAACGCCAGGAAACTCAGTGCAGTGGAGTTCAGAGAACCACTCGTTTCATACAG ggAAGCATCTCCGCTGCCAGTGTCCCAGACTCACTCTGAACCAGAAGTCCATTCGTTACCAACAGAGGTGGTCGTCCCTCAGGCTGACTTTGCTCTAAGCCAGCTGGTCTATCAGCGTGACACCAGAGACATGCAGACTGCAGACCTGGACAGCCCACACTCCTCAGCTGTAGACAGCACATCTGTACGCTACCTTAATGACCTGTCTGCTCTCAACGCCATTCACCAACCTGACCAAGCCCCGCTAGGGTCAGAGGTCAACCCCAGAACACATTTACAGGCAGAGACATCCCAGACTTCCTTGACATCCATCACCGGTTCAGTCACAGCTTCCTTACGGCTGGAGAACCTGCGGCGTCGGCAACCTGATGAAAAGCTGGAAAAGCTGAAAGAGAGGATCCGCAGACAGAGGGAACATTTGGAGgagacagaagaaagaaacaagctGCTGGGATACTTGGAGCAACCTGTGGGTATTGGAGCGGCAGCACATAGTACCACAGTACCTACTGCTAAAGTTCGGAAAGTGGCCCCAGCCCCTCCAGCGCCTATTTACAAAG GCTTCAACACAAGTGAGACTAAGATTCGCACAACTGATGGGAAAGTGTGGGCAGAGGAGGACTTCCAGAACTTAAGCAGGGAAATATACAAAGACCTGACAAAACGGCTCACAG CAGAGAGCACAAAACCCAAGCAGAGGCCTGCAGAGCGAGAAAAGGTGAAAGAGAAGAAACCGTCCAAACCTGTTAGGAAAGTACACAGATCTTCCTCTGCACCAGACTCAAATACTAAACCAG CAATCAGCACGTCATCATGGCGAGATGGACAGAAGCTGGTGAAGATGATGCTGGGGCCACCTCCACGGTTACACAGAGAGCCTCGGGTGAAGTCCTCGGAGACACAGATGAGAACAG GACCCGGTCCCCGTTCCAGCTCTCATCCTCGTCTTGAGCGTAGCCGGCATTCAAGACCCACCAGTGCAGAAAGACCTCGCAATCATGTTCTACCAGAAGAGCCAGCTGGACCTTCCAGATTAACAGGGGGTGATAGAAGAAAATCTCCCAGCACAGACCTTCTCTCAGCAGACATCCGTGGCATCCTAGATGACCTGCAGATGGAGGCGGACAGCAGCAGGAGGGCAGAAGCGCCCCGCTCGAAAGTCTCAACCAGAGTTTCTCGTAGTGCCAGCCCTGCCAAGACTACCAAGAGAACTGATCCTCCTGAGCATCCCATGGCAAAGAAACGGCACTATGACGCTGAAGCGGTGCGACTGTATATTGCtcaaaaacaagaagaaaggaaaaaacagcaagcagaggagaggagagctCAGCGTGAAGAAGAAGAGAATAAGAATAAACGCCTAAAGGAGCTTTACACGAGACAACGAGCAGGGGCCACCAAGGGCCCAGTCGCACCTGAAGGTCCAATAAAGAAGCGGCTCCAGGAAACATACACCAAACTTCTGCTGGAACAGACTCAGCTCAGAGAAGAGATCAATGGTGGTGCCATAACAAACATGGTCCAGCAG CCGAGACCAGTATACCAGCCATCTGGAGAGtctgataaagaaaacaaaagacatgATCGACCTCAAAGTGCCACCTCCAGCAGTGATCTGTCCCTTACAGGACAATGCCAGCCTCCTTTCTCCAG GAATGGTTTGGGTTATGCAGGGTCACCATGGCATCAATCTGACCAGCATAGTCCTGCTCTGAGGGTCAGCAGCTCCCTAGCACCTCCTTCTGGCCATATCTTCTCTCAGCTGTTAGAACTTGATCCAGAACCTTCACTACCTAACAGAGAGTCCCTAACTGCACATGCTGCATTTCCCTCAACCACAGGCCGCAAAATGAGCCGTATTGAGGCTCTTAAGGCCACAGCTGCCTCTCTGTCCAGCCGTATTGAGAGCGAGGCACGTAAACTAGCTGGTGCCGGAATAAACTACGGTTGTGCCAAGGATACAGGCACGGGTCTTTTAATCCCTAGCGATGACCGCTGGGCTAAACGTGTCAGTCCGCCAGTCAGAGAGAATCTGACAGATTCTGATGACCTGGTTGAGAGGATTGAAAAACTGCTTGCTGCGGGTCAGAGCACCTATGATCAGGCCCTTCCAGGTGTGGGCAACCTGCACAGCTTTAGGGAGAGGATGGAGACTGGGAACAAACAAACAGTTGCGCCTTCTGGCCTCAACTCCAGAAACACACGCAAGACCCCTTCTCCTCCAAAGCCCATTGTTCAGGAAGTTGAGCTGGACTCCAGCGGAGGTTCTATCAGTGAGGGTCCTCTGCTGAGTGAGGGCAGTATATCTGACGAAGACCTGCAAGAGCTGCCCAAATCAAGACTGGGAACCAAAGGATACAGTGCACATCTGAATGGAGACAGTTTGAATCCAATTTCACGCTTTCAGAAAGAGGCAGAGAAGCACCTGCCTTTTAATCTGTCAAGGATGGTACAAGGAGGAAGCAATGGACCATGGGAAGAACTGGCCAAGGGAAGCCCACACAGTGTTATCAATATATTTACAAAGAACATGAGCTACAGCAAAG CATTTGAAGAAAGGGGCGGTAAGAGTTCTCCGGCTCTCCGCTCTGGTCTGTCTGGCGCCAGCTCATTGGATGGAATGGTCTACGAGGAAGACTTTGTTTCCTCTCGTGCCAGTAGCCAATCAGCATCCAAGAGAAGTCCCAATGGGCTCAG TAATGGCCATGGTCGGTTCAGTCCTCCAGATGAGGTGCTAAGTGTCAGATCTGCATACAGTAACAGAGCTGGGGAGAGATCTCAACATTCACCTGCTCTTACACCCCTCTCCTCTCCACACTCAGCCAGCTCAAGCAGCAAGAGAG CTTCAGAAAGGAGCTTGCTGGAGGGACAAAGAAACACATCCTCTGCTGTTTCTGATCTCCCTGCTGAGGGTTTTAAGAAGAGCGGCTCAGAGAAAACATCCAGTCGCAGCTCTCACAGGAGCGTGGACACAGACAGCACACTGGGGGGTGTCTCAGTCCACTCCATTCATAG TTGCATTAGTCATTTTAGCTCTGAGGGGAAGAAATCTCCCCGAAGTGCTCGTACAACTCCTGCCGCTGGTTCTCCAGCCAGCTCTGGTTCTTCCCGGTTGTCTCCAGGTGACAGTATCCCAATCAGAGGGTCTGCCCAGGGGTCGGGTTCCCCTCACGCAGCTCTACCCAGTTCCTCTTCATCAGCTGCCAGGGCTAAATCAAACCCCTCACCCCATACTCAAAGCCCAGGAAGAACAGAGCACAGGACTGCAG GTGCAACAGAGCTCCAGTTTGCTCCTGGGGTCCTCCAGCAGCGCCTGTCTGCTGAGCTCAGTTACCTGGATGCAGTGGAGGAGTCAGTGCGACAGCTCGGTGATGTGGAGCGAGTGAGAGGAGTGTCTCTCGCTCAGCAGGAAACTGTCTCGCTCGCTCAGATTCTCAAG TCTCAGCAACAGAGGCATGAGCGTGAACTGTACTTGCTACGGATGAAGGCAGAGCAAGAAGCCCTCGAAACACAACGGCAACTGGAAGAAAGCAGACAGAAAGCTGCACAG GCCCATGCAGAGCTGCAAGAGGGTTTGCTCCAGTCTCAACAGCAGGCTTTAGGAGGTTTGCATGAGGCCACAAACAAAATGATAAACCAGCAGGCTGAGGCTGCACGCCACACAGCTGAAACggcacaacacattaaagag ATGACTGAGCTGGCTCGTTCACAGATTGCAGGAGCGCTAAGTGTTCCTGGCCCCTCCATTATGCCCCTGTATGATCAACAGAAACAACACAAGCGCGGTTTGAAACAGCAGCAGCCACACCCCCACACTGACAG CTGGAAGAGTGAGCTGTCTCCTGAGAGACGTAAGAGTCCATCAGAGGTCGAGACTTCACCAGACAGCCTCTCAGAGTCCATCCCTTCAAGGAGACCCACCATCAG TGGTGGTGGCAGCAGTAGTACCCAGCTGAGTCCACCTCGTTCTGATCAAAAGGAGAGGAAGACACCAGGAAAAGACAGGAGCAGTAGTTCAGTGGAGGACCAGGCTCACACTGCTGCCGATGACTCCCTTTCCTCAGACAATGTGCGAAGCCCGCTTGAAGAGAAAG CAGACAATGCCTCCATCGCCACAGATTACTCTGTGAAGTTTGATGACTCTATGACAGAGGATGACATTGAGGAAAAATCGTTCCGCTCTCTTTTACCATCCGAGGCCCACCGTCGCGAATCGCTGGACAGGAAGCCCAGTCCTCGCCCCGAATCTGATGACGACCACAGCCATGACAGATCCAGCCCCAAAGCGAGCTCAAAG CAGGATGGCAGCATGCCCTTCTCAAGTGGTCAGGACAGCTTCTCGAAGTTCACCATGGATTTGGTGCGTCAGTACATGAAGGAGGAGGAAGTTCGCGCTCAGCATCAGAGTTCTCTCCTGCGTCTGCGTCAGAAGGCCCTCCGAGAGAAAACCAAGGCTGAACTGGCCTGGCTGGAGCACCAGAAGAG GCATCTCAGAGATAAAGGAGAGGACGATAAGATGCCACCACTTCGTAAGAAACAGAGAGGCCTGATACTGAAGCTACAACAGGAACAG GCGGAGATCAAACGACTGCAGGAGGCCAATAAAGCAGCGAGGAGGGAGAGACAGCTGCTCCTCAAACAGCAGGAGGAGATCGAAAGAATGAGGCACACAACACTCAAACTCAAAGAGCGGCTCAGAAGCGCAGACACAAAGCTG GAATCACCCGCTTCAGGTGTGGCGGAGGAGTCGGCTCCGCCCAGTGTGATTGTGACAGATGCAGAGACCCGTAGCCCCTCCCCTGTGTCTGTGTCGGGCAGTGAAACCAGCAGCATCATGCAAAAACTGAAAAAGATGCGGTCTCACATGGACGAAAA ACACTGTTCTCCTGTCCATTATTTCTTCTCTGTCTTTACGGCTCATCACTGGgcctctctatctgtctgtctcccAAAACTCCACCCCAAATTCCAGCTCTTTATCTACAGCCAATTGGTCAG GTTTCTCACTAAAAGAGAGCAGCAGTTGATGCAGAGGCGCAGACATGCGGAAGAGCTTCTTGAGTGGAGACAGCGGTTGGATGCGGAGGAGGCCGAAGTGCGCCACATGGAGAAAAAAGCTCTTGCGGCCtgggaaaaacaacagcagccaCGCAACAGAACACCACTGCAGCAGCGTAGCTGGGAAAGTGAGCTCAGTAAAACCAGAGGTGGACAAGAGAGTCCCACAGGACAAG AAGCAGGCAGCGAAGATGATGACTCCCCAGCATTGTCCGTGTCCAGCGTGCACACTGATTTGTCAGTTCCAGAGCAGCTGGCCAGCCCTTCCTCAGACCAGCCTGTCTCTGAACTCCACTCTCCTCATACGGGCAACAGCCCTGCCCCTGATGCCCTCTACTCacctgagtttaatgccacagacAGCAAACAG TCTCCTCCAGAGAAAGCCAGCCTCAGCTCTCTTCGACATTCAGACAGTAGCCAGCCTGGGACTGTCACTGGCACTAGTGGAAGCAGCAAGATGCAGGTGCGCTCCAGCTCCAAGACCAGTGAGGCCTGCACCAGTGACACTCATTCGGCCACTCCATCCG AGACCACATCTGATCAGAGTGATATTGAGAGCCGTATTCGTGCCCTCAAGGACGAGCTCCGTATACGCAAATCTGTGGTGTATCAGctaaagaaagagcaaaagaagAGGCAAAAAGAGCGACTGAAAGCTCAGGAGGCGAGTCTTCTGAAACAGTTGGAG TcatataatgactttattcagaaGACCAAGGCAAAGTTGAGTAAAGAGCCAGACAGCACTCCAGCCACCAAACCCCAGATTAAAACTCCCACGTCAGCCACTGAAAAGCCTCGGATAAAACCCCCTCCGCTTCAGAG GCCTGAAACTAGCAAGAACTGGAAGATTGTCACAGAATCTGAGAAATCAGAGACTGTGCCCACGGAGGCATCAGCAGATAAAG CAGATGATGTTGCACCATCAAGACTTCATAAGTATTCATCAGAACATGATGACATTTCCTCCGATGAAGATCCTCCTACAGTTACTCCAACTCCAGTTATGGGAAGTCCGGAACATATGGATGTTTTGAGGAGCTTGCGTAGTCCAGAGTATCCAAGCTACCAATCAGAAGATGCCCCCTCAATCAAAGAACATGCTGCTAGACCAGAAGCCAATGACCTCCTTTCGGAAGATGAGAGTGTGGTCTCTAGCCACAAGTCAGGTATTATGGAGGAACTGGAATATGCAAAGTCAGAGGGGTCTGAGAATTCCCGTTCTGACCAACACTCTCACCCTCTGCTTAAACTGGATCTCGGGCTTCAGATTCCATCGCAGAATGACATGAAACCCAAATTTGAGGAGGAAAAGTTGTCTGAGAAGGATGCTGATGACAAGCAAGCAGTTGAAGATTCTGCAGATGCTGGAGAGAGTATGATATTTACTGACTCTCCTGTGGCGAAATCAAAAGATATAGACTATACTTCAGCTGAAAAGACTCCTTCAGCCATAGATCATTCTTATACCCCTGACTTCTCGCTGTCCAAGAGGGAGGATTCACCAAAGATGAAAGATACACCGTCACCCTCAGGTGATGGCTATAACGATGACTTTGAGCCTTCCTTTGGGTCGTCATTTAAGGAGGATCATCATGAATCAAAGCCTACATCACCCTCTGCCCCAGAGCCCAAAGAAAAATCACTTAAGTCTCCAATGTACAGCAGTGAAGAGGAAATTGAAGAAGAACTAAGTGTCCGATCAGGAAGTACTAATGGCAGCTTCCAAACTGAAAGTCATGCAGACCTCAATAGCCATGGTAAAAGCTCCAAAGATGACATCATGagtcattcaaaatgttcaacttTACCACAGCACCAAATGCCAGTCTTGTCAGTAATGGACGAATTGCCAAGCTTCTGCATTGGAGACCGGGTTTTGGTTAGTAATATACAACCAGGGACACTGAGATTCAAGGGACAAACTAACTTTGCCAATGGATTCTGGGCCGGGGTTGAACTGGATAACCCTGAGGGAAGTAACAATGGAACTTACGATGGGGTGGTGTACTTTGAATGTAGTGAAAAACATGGTATATTCGCCCCGCCGGACAAGATCTCTCGTCTTCCAGAGAAATTTGAGGCCAGTGCAGACACTGAAGATGAAGATTCATCATGTGATGACCAGCCAAATAGTAAAAACAAAGGTTCTGAGGAGCAGTTAGACCACAGAAATCTGCTAAACAAAATTAAAGGAGAAAAATCTGACCTGGATTTTCATCCTGAGACTAGAGAGCCCTCGGAAGAGTATGAAAAGCCATTGGAACTTAACATCAAACAGCTTTCCACTGGACAAAGCACCTTTTTTAAATCTCAGCAGCATAACCTGGATTTTAATGATATTGATTGCAATATGATTAAGGACTGTGACAAAAGTCAGCACACAGTGCCTTACAGAGGAGACAAGGACATCATTCTCAAATTCAAGGACACATCTCTTGATAATGTTGTTCCATTGCTCAATAATTTGGATAAAGGGAcatctaaaaaacaaaagcagGAAGAGGAACCAACAGCAGTCATTTTGGACCTGTTGGTTGAGGATAAGAAGTCCAGAGTTGATGGTTTTCCGAAAACTACTGACATCTCAATCGAGGAGGCCAGTCTCGATAATAGAGAAGACTTGAATAACAAAAGGGCTTTGACTACCCTAGCAGATAAGCTTGTGGAAAACTTCTTATGTGATGCAGTGAAGCAATTTCAGAAGATCAAGAAAGACAAAGAGGAGAAGTTATCAGCTGCTAATCAACTGAAAAGAGACTTCATCAATGAAGATGATGGACTTGATGGAAGCAACAACTTTAAGTCTCAGAGCAGGTCTTCATctaaaacaaagacagacagtTTCCGCACCTTCTTTGATGATGATCAGGAGGAACTTTCATCTCCAGAGCATTGCAACAGACCT GAGAGCCCTGTCCTAGGTACGAGTGGACAGGAAGAGCTAGCTAAACGTCTGGCAGAGCTGGAACTGAGCCGTGAGCTCTTTGATGTCCTTGGTGATGAGCAGGACTGGTTCGATGAGGACTTTGGTCTCAGCTCACGAAAACAACAGCAGAAGCAAAAACCACAGCAAGATGGGATTTCTGGTGCGGGGGAACAGGTCAAAACACCACCCAGGCCTGAACTTCCGGTTCAGTTGAAGCAACCAGAGGAGCCTGCCATGATTGTTCCTCACACTGTCCAGGAGGTGGAGAAACTTGTCATTGCTGCTACTCAGGAGATCTGGAAAAGCTGCAAACTGGGTCATGGTAGACCAAGCCTGACTGGAGTACCCAAACCTCAACCCTCTAATATTTTCCTGGAAGGAGACTCCAAAGCCAATGACCTGGAGGCTCAATGCCAACAAAGCTACAAACTG gcCGTCTTTGATTTATCATGGGAGGTCATTCAAGACATCTATGCAGAAGATCCAAAAGTTGATCAGCCACAATGGATGAAGCCACGTCGCCTTAATTCCAACTATTTCCATCGACTGAAATGCCCCAATGACATCACAACAGTCCAG GAATTTGTCACCACTGAGGTATTAAAGCTGTGTGGTCTAAAGAAAGAGCAGAACCAGAAAACAGACTGGCAGAAAATGATCAAATTTGGACGGAAAAAGCGAGACAGAGTTGACCACATTCTG GTCCAGGAGCTGCATGAGGAGGAATCACATTGGGTGAACTATGATGAGGATGAACTTTTTGTAAAGATGCAGCTTGCTGATGGGATTTTTGACACCTTGCTAAAAGACACCGCTGACGTTCTGACCCAAATCCAAGGGAAGAAGTCCAAAAGAACTCTTTGA